A genomic region of Lysinibacillus sp. 2017 contains the following coding sequences:
- the rpmF gene encoding 50S ribosomal protein L32: protein MAVPARRTSKTAKRKRRTHFKLTLPGMVACPNCGEAKLSHHVCKACGQYKGKEVVAK, encoded by the coding sequence ATGGCTGTACCAGCTAGAAGAACTTCTAAAACTGCAAAAAGAAAGCGTCGTACGCATTTCAAATTAACGTTACCAGGTATGGTAGCTTGCCCAAACTGTGGAGAAGCTAAATTATCTCACCACGTTTGCAAAGCTTGCGGACAATACAAAGGTAAAGAAGTAGTAGCGAAATAA